In Flavobacterium sp. CS20, a single window of DNA contains:
- a CDS encoding DUF6418 domain-containing protein — MNRNKVKQFLKKRLLSIIVILSISTFVIYQVIYTRYEARVPFANIKIYDPDEAIFYRIFGLQGHLMWGSTERFVFDDTERSYNPTDLLYGMPNMMSEFADSKEVLENNADSGFNFTNAYPGILFKIFPVLIALLTHIFLTIVLLGFAGWVLRKFIERNAKILAVITFQFYIWLLYAFTMGYFYKVFFMAIFLILYFAFLNIIKKRQLN, encoded by the coding sequence ATGAACAGAAACAAGGTTAAGCAATTTTTAAAGAAAAGATTACTTAGTATAATTGTGATATTGTCTATTTCAACTTTTGTGATATACCAAGTTATCTACACTAGATACGAAGCTAGAGTTCCCTTTGCTAATATTAAAATTTATGATCCAGACGAAGCTATTTTTTATAGAATTTTCGGTCTTCAAGGTCACTTGATGTGGGGTTCAACAGAACGTTTTGTATTTGATGATACCGAAAGATCTTATAATCCTACAGATTTACTTTATGGCATGCCCAATATGATGAGTGAATTTGCTGATAGTAAAGAAGTTCTAGAAAACAACGCTGATAGTGGCTTTAATTTTACCAATGCTTATCCTGGGATTTTGTTTAAAATTTTTCCTGTTCTCATTGCACTGTTGACTCATATTTTTTTAACTATTGTACTTTTAGGTTTTGCAGGTTGGGTTTTAAGAAAATTTATTGAAAGAAATGCAAAAATTCTAGCGGTTATAACCTTTCAGTTTTATATATGGTTGCTTTATGCTTTTACTATGGGATATTTTTATAAAGTTTTTTTTATGGCCATTTTCCTGATCTTGTATTTTGCATTCTTAAACATCATTAAAAAAAGACAGCTAAATTGA
- a CDS encoding lipopolysaccharide biosynthesis protein → MIKPLLDKVKSIIVDKDFSEILSKSFYYILFRVGGTIFGYVFSVFITQTYGANIYGIVALCFSFFLFIGVFGRLGIDTNIVKVFSKPEYRSDVGLFYKAVSKSFLVSLLICFIVYVFGEEIVVDLLVEPKPEILPYLPWVLFSVPLWSIVLISASFFRARSRNNIFAFFNNPGRFLLSLFFLLVLYFFVDKDPIITVQSHFFGILVLALISLFLVYRDFNGIKLKHKSHYWGFLKDAFPMMLASSAIIILSSTDTFLMGVFETTENVGIYNIALKISTLSIFFLQAISSILAPKIAKAYAENDIENFNKIVKFSTKINFYLSSSLIAVIIIFRKFLLNLFGEQFVEGEVILIILCAGQIINAFTGPVGVVMQMIGKQKVFRNIVIIALILNIILTITLIPIYGGIGATISTSISMFVWNISSSAYLRLRKGIKSHFTL, encoded by the coding sequence ATGATAAAACCACTTTTAGACAAAGTAAAGTCAATCATAGTCGATAAGGATTTTTCAGAAATTCTGTCTAAGAGTTTTTATTATATTTTGTTTAGAGTTGGTGGTACTATCTTTGGTTATGTTTTTTCTGTTTTTATTACTCAAACTTATGGGGCTAACATTTACGGTATAGTTGCACTTTGTTTTTCTTTTTTTCTATTCATAGGCGTTTTTGGTCGATTAGGTATTGACACCAATATTGTAAAAGTATTTTCAAAACCTGAATATAGGTCTGATGTTGGCTTATTTTATAAAGCAGTGTCAAAATCGTTTTTGGTCAGTTTACTCATTTGTTTTATTGTCTATGTTTTTGGTGAAGAAATTGTGGTGGATTTGCTTGTAGAACCAAAACCAGAGATTTTACCCTATTTACCTTGGGTTTTGTTTTCTGTCCCGTTGTGGTCTATAGTTTTAATTTCGGCGAGTTTTTTTAGAGCTCGAAGCCGCAATAATATTTTTGCCTTTTTCAACAATCCTGGTCGCTTTTTGCTCAGTCTTTTCTTCTTGTTGGTTTTATATTTTTTCGTAGATAAAGACCCCATAATTACCGTTCAATCTCACTTTTTTGGTATTTTAGTCTTAGCTTTAATCAGTTTGTTTTTAGTTTATAGAGATTTCAATGGCATAAAGCTAAAGCACAAATCACATTATTGGGGGTTTTTAAAAGATGCGTTTCCTATGATGCTGGCATCTTCTGCCATTATCATTTTATCATCAACGGATACATTTTTAATGGGCGTTTTTGAAACTACTGAAAATGTAGGGATATACAATATTGCTTTAAAAATATCTACTTTATCTATTTTTTTCCTTCAGGCTATCAGCTCTATTTTAGCACCAAAAATAGCAAAAGCTTATGCTGAAAATGACATTGAAAATTTTAATAAAATTGTAAAGTTTTCAACCAAAATCAATTTTTATTTAAGCTCAAGTTTAATAGCAGTTATTATAATTTTTAGAAAATTTCTACTCAATTTGTTTGGCGAACAGTTTGTAGAAGGAGAAGTTATTTTGATTATACTTTGTGCAGGTCAAATCATTAATGCATTTACTGGACCAGTTGGTGTGGTAATGCAGATGATAGGTAAGCAAAAAGTCTTTAGAAACATAGTTATCATTGCATTGATTTTAAATATTATTTTAACCATAACCCTTATCCCGATTTATGGTGGTATTGGAGCGACTATTTCAACATCTATAAGTATGTTTGTTTGGAATATTTCTTCTTCAGCCTATCTTCGCTTAAGAAAGGGTATTAAATCTCACTTTACACTCTAA
- a CDS encoding O-antigen ligase family protein, whose amino-acid sequence MKERPFLGYGAGTEKDLIHRELKSRDLDLHKVHAHNQFLSVTFQYGILGLSVFLFILVSIFLKAIRHLEYTLIFFLIITSMLTDSYLDVQQGLFYFALFGSLILSYRIEKKVNNSQ is encoded by the coding sequence ATTAAAGAAAGGCCTTTTTTAGGCTATGGTGCAGGCACTGAAAAAGACTTGATCCATAGAGAATTGAAATCACGTGATTTAGACCTTCACAAAGTTCACGCTCATAATCAGTTTTTGTCTGTTACATTTCAATATGGAATACTTGGCTTAAGTGTCTTTTTGTTTATACTTGTTTCTATATTTTTAAAAGCTATCCGTCATTTAGAATATACTTTAATATTTTTTCTGATTATAACTTCTATGCTAACTGATAGTTATTTAGATGTTCAGCAAGGCTTATTTTATTTTGCACTGTTTGGCTCGCTAATTCTAAGTTATAGGATAGAAAAGAAAGTTAATAATTCTCAATGA
- a CDS encoding glycosyltransferase, which yields MRNGINLSELENINVSSNSNLKSIVTLGRISAQKNPKLFNAVAEKFPDLKFVWIGEGELRHLLTASNIEITGWLDRESALKQLATHDVYMQTSLWEGLPFTIIEAIALQKPILATNVVGNKDAVSHQHNGFLCGNLEEFENAINQLQSEPELLKTFAEQSQKLAYEKFDRDKNFRGLIEIYSKHSH from the coding sequence GTGAGAAACGGCATTAATTTATCTGAACTTGAAAACATAAATGTCAGTTCAAACTCAAATCTTAAAAGTATTGTGACTTTAGGAAGAATAAGTGCACAAAAAAACCCGAAATTGTTTAATGCTGTTGCTGAGAAATTTCCTGATCTAAAATTTGTTTGGATTGGCGAAGGTGAGTTGCGGCATTTACTCACGGCATCAAATATTGAAATCACAGGATGGTTAGACCGCGAAAGTGCATTAAAACAATTAGCCACACACGATGTCTATATGCAAACTTCGCTCTGGGAAGGTTTGCCTTTTACTATTATTGAAGCTATAGCTTTGCAGAAGCCTATTTTGGCTACAAATGTGGTTGGTAATAAAGATGCGGTTTCTCATCAACACAATGGTTTTTTGTGTGGTAATTTAGAGGAGTTTGAAAATGCCATCAATCAATTACAATCTGAACCTGAATTGCTCAAAACCTTTGCAGAACAATCTCAAAAACTGGCTTATGAGAAGTTTGATCGGGATAAGAATTTTAGGGGGTTAATTGAGATATATTCAAAACATTCTCATTGA